A single Pyxicephalus adspersus chromosome 8, UCB_Pads_2.0, whole genome shotgun sequence DNA region contains:
- the LOC140337285 gene encoding G-protein coupled receptor family C group 5 member D-like: protein MASFPTVPCVEDWKRSMAFAKDAFPLMDTVSNSQRRSVHPSHCYHAALNGQQPSLPPVFSIPQEYSGYHYEEHHLGIQPTIFPSPLIFTVLVQASTKMSCYDDDYIFLCSAEDAWGIVLQTLAAAGAVFTIAAMTALLIMVPHICVNVKRAIVPIQFIFLLGTLGIFGLTFAFIIKLNRQTCPTRFFLFGVLFAICFSCLLVHASKLVTMARGGLAMSWWMMLVTITALSLVQIVIAIMYVGIYLARNISECDLNKVDNNASNPDFVLLLIYVFVLMAITFLVSIISMCGSCKYWKRHSAHIFITMFFSIGIWVTWIVMLLRGNASLNKHMVWDDPVRAIGLVANGWIFLIFYMIPELCLMTKHQSDCDQGKNLSQPHPPRQIVGTDNQDFTQEDSIKGPDSGRCSPTNSDLLNANLSAKENVSGKEFTIPRPKPYLNAYIDYRPHDLHSCLE, encoded by the exons ATGGCAAGTTTTCCCACGGTGCCTTGTGTGGAGGACTGGAAACGATCTATGGCCTTTGCAAAGGACGCCTTCCCCTTGATGGATACTGTTAG CAACTCCCAGAGGCGCTCTGTGCACCCTTCACACTGCTACCATGCTGCTCTTAATGGACAACAGCCCAGCCTCCCCCCAGTTTTCAGCATTCCTCAGGAGTACTCTGGGTATCATTACGAGGAGCACCACCTAGGGATACAACCTACCATTTTTCCTTCACCTCTGATTTTTACG GTCTTGGTGCAAGCATCAACTAAAATGTCCTGTTATGATGATGACtacatatttttatgtagtgCAGAAGATGCATGGGGCATCGTTCTACAGACTTTGGCTGCTGCTGGGGCTGTCTTTACCATTGCTGCTATGACAGCTCTTCTGATCATGGTGCCTCACATTTGTGTTAATGTCAAAAGAGCAATAGTTCCTATTCAGTTCATCTTCCTTTTAGGCACACTTGGAATCTTTGGTCTTACATTTGCcttcattattaaattaaatagacAGACCTGCCCAacacgtttttttctttttggagttcTGTTTGCCATCTGTTTTTCATGTCTTTTGGTTCATGCCAGCAAGCTCGTAACAATGGCCAGAGGTGGACTTGCTATGTCATGGTGGATGATGCTAGTTACAATCACTGCCCTATCTCTTGTACAAATCGTAATAGCTATTATGTATGTAGGGATTTACCTAGCAAGGAATATATCCGAATGTGATTTAAACAAAGTAGATAATAATGCAAGCAATCCTGATTTTGTACTTTTACTGATATATGTTTTTGTGCTTATGGCCATTACTTTTCTAGTCTCAATAATTAGCATGTGTGGATCCTGCAAATACTGGAAAAGACATAGTGCACATATTTTTATAACCATGTTTTTCTCTATTGGCATTTGGGTAACCTGGATCGTTATGCTGCTCAGAGGAAATGCATCCCTAAATAAACATATGGTGTGGGATGACCCAGTAAGAGCCATTGGTTTGGTTGCCAATGGTTggatttttcttatattttatatgattcCAGAACTTTGTTTGATGACAAAGCACCAGTCAGATTGTGACCAAGGAAAAAATTTGTCTCAACCACATCCTCCTCGGCAAATTGTAGGAACAGACAATCAAGATTTTACACAAGAAGATTCCATAAAAG GACCAGACTCTGGAAGATGTTCTCCAACTAACTCTGACCTTTTAAACGCTAATCTTTCTGCAAAA gaaaatgtaTCTGGCAAAGAGTTTACTATACCGCGCCCAAAAccatatttaaatgcatatattgaTTACCGGCCCCATGATTTGCACTCCTGTCTTGAATAA